In Euphorbia lathyris chromosome 10, ddEupLath1.1, whole genome shotgun sequence, the DNA window CCTTATAATCGTATCGTGTGTGTACTTTTGCCACCTCAATAATTTGtgtacataaattttatttggtGGCATGCGGATAAATTAACTATATTTTGCAACTAAAGTTATAATCCTTTAACTTTACTTTGTGATATAAAAAAACTTCACATTATATTaccattaaattttataaacaaatcaaattaaaacataaaaaaattaagaaaaaaataacaaaatttcttGAATCAACAAATATAAAATGGGCAATAAAGAAAAGCttgaattaatttctttttccttctcAGTTTCCACAAGATGAGAGAAACCAATACATATTTTTCCTTGATCCTCTCCACAACACCATGTATACACACACAACTGAGACAGAGACATACTTTTTCCATCCAAAAACAACATTCCTACGGTATTCTACAccgtatatataatataatatttatataactATATACTTGATTGATTACCCAAAacattctcttttttttttcccttttataatcATCTTTTGGTTTGCTTGCTACAATGTAGCAACTCCTGATCCAGGCACAAAATTTAGTCTATGATGATCAACTTCTTCCCACACCAGCTTCGACGTTATTTCGTCGTATTCGGGTTCATATTCCTGATTATACAATACAATATTCATAACTTCAATTTAGTGGCTCATCGCTACTTTCAATTGTTTAATGGCTAAAtccataattaataattaaacacTTAAAAACTCCTGTGATTTTAAGTTTCgagataaggtatcaaaataggtctatggattttgaaaaagtatcaatttaggctctacataaaaaaaatagcactaatatagatataatatttaaaaattggtaccaatttaggtctcgataacggaatattacatgtcattcatattaatctgtTAAGTTCAGAACTTAACGAGTAATATAAATGATGTGTCATTTTCGTTATCGCAACCTAAATTGGTatcattttttaaacattaagtctatattggtgctattttgtacgttgagtctaaattgatactttctccAAAACCATAGACATATTTTAGTacattttctctttatttttctaGATTAAGTCTCTAAAGATTAAGCTCATGCTCTTTAATTTCCACATATTAGTGAAATATCCAATACATGTCAAATCGAagaattaatccttaaaatcagaaagaaaatctgttgtcccttccatttctctctcataaaaagtGATCATTTCTTATTGTATGGGTTCCATTGACtcacaaaatatattattttaattaaatgtggACCACTTTTTGTGAGAGGGACATAGAAAGAAACACTAAAACGGAAACAACAGTTTTTTTCCCactcaatttttcttttattatacgCAAAATCATATTTAAGCCCTAAATTCTAAAGATTTTAACGATTAAACTCCTGATTTTTAACTTTCACATGCATTGAGCTCATCACTAACggtttaattaacaaaactattAGTGAGAGGCTCAATGTGTGTAAAAATTAAAGATTACGgatttaatccttaaaattatTAAAGTTAAGGGGCTTAATCTGGAataataaataatcaaaatctcaatctAATTTTCAAGGGTTTGATTTTTAATTATGGGTTTAGCCTTAATTTAATGAAGGCACatatgtactttttttttttggttgaaGGCACATATGTACTTTGCTAAGTCTTAATTAAGGGAaagaattatttaattaataattaactaACCTCAAGTTGTCTGACTAGTTGTTTAGCAGTTGGTGCAGAAATGATAATGCGACGTGCAGTGGGAGAAATAAAGCCTTCATCAACGGCCTTATCAATAAATGATAACAATGAATTATAAAACCCATCAACATTCAACAGACCTACCtgcaattatttaattaaaaagaaagcttaattattgaataattaattagcaTCTAATTATtgtacaaaaaaataaaactatatcAAACTAAAACAAGAAGCACATACTTTTGACCAGCATTAACAAAAAAGAAGTCTACTTTTATCAAGTGTTTTCAAAATGTGGAAAGAATATCTTGTGCTATCTTTCCATGTGAATCCCCTTAAGTACCACATGATTTGATTCATTCATGCCTAAAATTTTGATGAAAGTTTATAAAGTTTGACTCTAGAAGAACACTGCATATGAAACATGTTCTATCAAGCTCAAGCTTGGAGACGAGCTTTGCCACGTGTCAAAATGCTCACCATGTATCAAATAGATAAACAATTGAATGCAATTGGCCAAACATATAGGggacatttagaacttttaaaagttcaggggtaGTTGAAATATGTAATTGAATAAGAACAAagagttattgaatgcaattggataaTATAGGAGGCCATttgaaacttttaaaagtttagggggcAGTTGAAGTATTAAGTCAAGTATAGGGACAtaaaatgtattaagccttttttaaaGATGTGAACTTGAGTTTATTAATTGAAATTTCTCAGAGTCTGGAGTTGGAGTTAGAGTGCCAGACCATAAAACATCACACCATGTGTATGATTCAGCTACAAACGAACCCTTTAGAGTTTAGAATTCAACATGTTGCTAATATCAAGCATTCATaccatatatatttataatgatCGAACATTTTACACTTAAATTCTACTTCTACAATTAAGGGCTCCTATTAAATGCTTGTTCGGTTTCCTTTTCATTATTTTACTCCAAACAATAAACTAAAAGTTCTTAGTTAAAATTGGAAAAGATTTAGATATTTCGGaataaaaatcaactaatatataCCAGTAACTGAACCAATCATGTCATAAATAAGATAACTTGATCTTATAGCATCACCAATTTTGGCTTCAATTCTCTAAGAATCTATATATTACTATCATTTACTAAAAAGCATGATCCTTGTAGCTCTGAAAACAATCATTAACTGATGATTATTAATTATGATAAAGTAGTTAGCAGTAGGCCCTTTATACTTGTTTAAAGCTTCCATGTTCAATAGTTACataccaaatatatatatatatatatatatatatattagtactAATTAAATATGcaataaaatccaaaaacaaaTCCATAAATGTTGCTACTTTTAAGTAGTTAAAGAGGTTGagattttctttattttaatttcaatgttCCTTCATTTTCCAACACttctattaattatattattaatagtTTCTGAATTTCAAAATAGAGCAATGAAGGAGAAAATTTCTTACAGGTTTGCGATGAATACCAAGCTGAGCCCAGGTAATAACCTCCAGCAATTCTTCAAGGGTGCCATATCCACCTGTCATTAATGAACGTCATTTTCAAATGTTAGGTCATTAATTAATAAAGTTAATTAATTTGAGGACGGAATCTTAATTTTACCAGGAAGTGCAATGAAGGCATCAGCTTGACGAGCCATTTCTGCTTTTCTTTGGTGCATATCAGACACAGCTCTGACTTCTCCAACGGTCTGACCAATTATCTGTAATATCATCCGTATATATCTTATGCTATTAAAACTCCTTAATTAAATCTTATCAACAAACAAGCAATACATAATTAACAAACAATGTTGCACGGATACGGCAACGGAAAATGACAGcaaaactgaaaaagaaatggaaACACGAAAGATACAGAAACAGACACGAAACACGGAATTGCTAGTGgcgaagagtttccgtgcaacaacCTAGACTAACACTACCCAAAAACATAATCCCACGGTTTTTGTTTTGTTACAAAAAGTTTAGGGGTAGGATGGTATCTCCAGCCGAGGGCCATAGAAAGCCTGATGACTATTGAAAGACTTCCGAGAGGGTAAACTTATTGCTCTACCTATGGGAATTCTAGCAACGATGAGAATTGAAAACTTGGGGGTAACACGAGAGTTGTTTACTTACCGTTGAGACCTCGCTCCTAGCCAAAGTAATCCCAAAATTAACAAACCATATTAAATTAATCCATATTTCATTCATCCACTGCCTTAATTTGATTCAAATTTGTGttagtttaaaaaaataaaaaaataaataaaaagatgagAGATTCTAGACAGTatgtagaaaaaaaaactaaccagCCTAGCTAGTATGATACATTATACCCTCCCAAAGGACGTTAAAAACAGAAAAGTAAAGGCAGCAATAGACAGAAAgtacttttatttttctttgttttttatgGCAAAATTGAAATAACTGCACACAATATGTAAAAGCAGAAGCAAGGCTTTGCACTAGGCTAGTGTCTGAAGCTCACCTCTCTGGGCATTAGTGTCCTTGGGACAACTCTGCAACAAATCACAAAACCATAAATCAAAACCATTTACTTAGTACCAATAATTTATTGAAGTAGGGGAATTAAAATTGAACTACTCTATGATACAAGAAGACATTATTATAGCGATTAGCTTGGCCCCCATGATAACAGCTTTAACAAGGAGGGGTAAAAATGACTTTTCCCACTAAAAAGAAGAGTAGATGACCCCTCAACTATTTATGAACATGAACTTTTTAAAAAGAAAGTTATCCCTGTAATAATCACTGCATGTCCGCCTTAAAAAGTTTACATACTTTCTACCAGTTTATTTCTTCCTAACTGGTAGACATGGGTATTGAACTGACATTTGCAAGGACCAAAAAAGATTCACTTTAAACAATTGATCAAGGCTGCTAAAAAGATAGTAACCTTTAGCTATGAACCATTAGTTAACAAGTTACCAAAAAAGACATTTGTTAAGAAACCAGTCCACTGATAATTAGTTAAGAAAACACCACTTTTTACCGTTTGCGTTGTTCATGAAAATTGATAATACAGGCTTTAGTACTATGTTTGCAGTCCCTAGAAGCTCATATTGTCATCAACAGTAAAAAAATTGTTTAATAATCACCCTTATGCCAGCATTTGATCCAATGATGTTTGCCTTTAAGCAGGCTTGAGAAATGAGACGTTCATAA includes these proteins:
- the LOC136209787 gene encoding cytokinin riboside 5'-monophosphate phosphoribohydrolase LOG7, with protein sequence MEETKSRFKRICVFCGSSSGKKTSYQEAAVELGKELVERRIDLVYGGGSVGLMGLVSQAVHDGGRHVLGVVPRTLMPREIIGQTVGEVRAVSDMHQRKAEMARQADAFIALPGGYGTLEELLEVITWAQLGIHRKPVGLLNVDGFYNSLLSFIDKAVDEGFISPTARRIIISAPTAKQLVRQLEEYEPEYDEITSKLVWEEVDHHRLNFVPGSGVATL